GGCGTGGAGCCCTGGGAGCAAAGGAGCCCGCAGTGCCAGCACCAAGCCAGACCAGCCAAGAACGGGCCAAGGATACCGGGCTGGCCCTGGTCCTTCTCCTGCTTCTCTTCCACGCCGGTACCGGCGCCGAGATCCTGGTCCGGCTGGCCATGGCTGTCCTCGTCCTGGCCATGGTCTGGCCCCGGGCCCTGGCGCCGGCCAGCCGGCTGTGGTTCGGGCTCGCTGACCGC
The genomic region above belongs to Thermodesulfobacteriota bacterium and contains:
- a CDS encoding SxtJ family membrane protein; the encoded protein is MPAPSQTSQERAKDTGLALVLLLLLFHAGTGAEILVRLAMAVLVLAMVWPRALAPASRLWFGLADRLGAVGSRVVLSLLFFLVVTPIGLFRRATGADPLLLRQWHRGDGSLFRSRQGVIRRQDLERPY